The following are encoded together in the Arthrobacter sp. Y-9 genome:
- the trmB gene encoding tRNA (guanosine(46)-N7)-methyltransferase TrmB: MESPDPANASESAPASEPRAPHRPVTEGSQASFGTYRRNPVSFVRRGTRLQGRRQEAWDEYADRFVVDVPRHVADTSVHPDYRFDAEAAFGRKAPLVVEVGSGLGEAVTHAAAEHPEWDFLAVEVYTPGLANTLVKIAQAGLTNVRVVQANAPEVLTTMLPAGSVHQVWVFFPDPWHKAKHHKRRLLQPAFAEQVAQALEPGGLWRIATDWSNYAVHARDVVNASPDFENLHDGERAGEDSPLTQVWASGVETVVGGAPVREGRAPVSTGHTGPNEGVDELGGWAPRFEGRTLTSFERKALEAGRMVFDLTYRRKP; encoded by the coding sequence ATGGAATCCCCAGACCCCGCGAACGCCTCCGAGAGCGCCCCCGCCTCCGAGCCGCGCGCCCCGCACCGCCCCGTCACCGAAGGCAGCCAGGCCTCCTTCGGGACCTACCGGCGCAACCCCGTGAGCTTCGTGCGGCGCGGCACCCGGCTCCAGGGCCGCCGCCAGGAGGCCTGGGACGAGTATGCGGACCGCTTCGTGGTGGACGTGCCGCGCCATGTCGCCGACACCTCGGTGCACCCCGACTACCGCTTCGACGCCGAGGCCGCCTTCGGCCGCAAGGCTCCGCTCGTGGTGGAGGTCGGCTCCGGCCTGGGCGAGGCCGTCACGCACGCCGCCGCGGAGCACCCCGAATGGGACTTCCTGGCCGTCGAGGTCTACACGCCGGGCCTCGCCAACACCCTCGTCAAGATCGCGCAGGCCGGCCTGACGAACGTCCGTGTCGTGCAGGCGAACGCCCCCGAGGTCCTGACCACCATGCTGCCGGCCGGCTCGGTGCATCAGGTGTGGGTGTTCTTCCCGGACCCCTGGCACAAGGCGAAGCACCACAAGCGGCGCCTCCTTCAGCCCGCGTTCGCAGAGCAGGTCGCCCAGGCGCTGGAGCCGGGCGGACTGTGGCGGATCGCCACCGACTGGTCCAATTACGCCGTGCACGCGCGGGACGTCGTGAACGCCTCACCGGACTTCGAGAATCTGCACGACGGCGAGCGCGCCGGTGAGGACAGCCCTCTCACGCAGGTGTGGGCGAGCGGTGTGGAGACCGTGGTGGGCGGCGCACCCGTGCGGGAGGGCCGCGCTCCCGTGAGCACCGGCCACACCGGCCCGAATGAAGGCGTCGACGAGCTGGGCGGCTGGGCCCCGCGCTTCGAAGGCCGGACCCTGACGAGTTTCGAGCGCAAGGCCCTGGAGGCCGGGCGCATGGTGTTCGATCTGACGTACCGGAGGAAGCCATGA
- a CDS encoding DNA-3-methyladenine glycosylase I, producing MMREYYDTEWGMPVRDEQGLFERISLEGFQAGLSWATILRKRPAFRAAFADFAPDAVAAFTDDDVERLMADAGIVRNRAKILATIANARATVALREEGGLVDFVWSFKPAETPAPRTFADVPTVSDESKALSKALKKKGFNFVGPTTMYALMEAIGIVDTHLVDSHRRGTSGVWPSA from the coding sequence ATGATGCGCGAGTACTACGACACCGAATGGGGCATGCCCGTCCGTGACGAGCAGGGCCTGTTCGAGCGGATCTCGCTGGAGGGGTTCCAGGCGGGTCTGTCGTGGGCGACCATTCTGCGGAAGCGGCCTGCCTTCCGGGCCGCGTTCGCGGACTTCGCCCCGGACGCGGTCGCGGCCTTCACGGACGACGACGTCGAGCGGCTCATGGCGGACGCCGGCATCGTGCGGAACCGGGCGAAGATCCTGGCCACCATCGCCAACGCACGCGCCACCGTGGCGCTCCGCGAGGAAGGCGGACTCGTGGATTTCGTCTGGTCCTTCAAGCCTGCCGAGACCCCGGCGCCGCGCACGTTCGCGGACGTCCCGACCGTCTCGGACGAGTCAAAGGCCCTGTCCAAGGCTCTGAAGAAGAAGGGCTTCAACTTCGTGGGGCCCACCACCATGTACGCGCTCATGGAAGCGATCGGCATCGTGGACACGCACCTGGTGGACAGCCACCGCCGCGGGACGTCCGGGGTGTGGCCGAGCGCCTAG
- a CDS encoding VOC family protein has translation MSAALSRVVISVRALEPSLAFYRDLLGLPAQLTPGFAMLTAGNGVEVFLHERESQASDLSVAATFTVPGLDALCETWAAQGGEVIDAPETRPWGDRMAVVRDADGHLVCLVEER, from the coding sequence ATGTCCGCAGCACTGTCCCGCGTGGTGATCTCCGTCCGCGCCCTGGAACCGTCCCTGGCCTTCTACCGCGACCTCCTCGGCCTGCCGGCGCAGCTCACCCCGGGCTTCGCGATGCTGACCGCAGGCAACGGCGTCGAGGTGTTCCTCCACGAACGGGAGAGCCAGGCGAGCGACCTCTCCGTCGCTGCCACGTTCACCGTTCCGGGGCTGGACGCGCTGTGTGAGACGTGGGCGGCGCAGGGCGGCGAGGTCATCGACGCTCCGGAGACCCGGCCGTGGGGCGACCGGATGGCCGTGGTCCGCGACGCCGACGGCCACCTGGTCTGCCTCGTCGAGGAGCGCTGA
- a CDS encoding ROK family protein, with protein sequence MVLHDLNEGLLADHRVANHEGIGAAEQLDLLVSVISEAAARAGSPPLLAIGVGLPGVVDRSGRIVIGPSQAGWGGLPLKGRLAAVFDCPILIENDAMAAASAEHQWGAGRGADSFVYLLGGHRTSSAIVINGRLLRGTNGAAGMVGELPELQWDGSARQLLNDAEAQGDDLLSVFVRAQGGDAIASAAVDSYLDRLSVGLAAVALAIDPELVVLGGGISRVGAQIGPALQERLHARAHIIAPRIETSPLGAEATVRGAAHLAFTAVDGELDTRMRAI encoded by the coding sequence GTGGTCCTTCATGACCTCAACGAGGGACTGCTGGCTGACCACCGGGTGGCCAACCACGAGGGCATCGGGGCCGCCGAACAGCTGGACCTTCTGGTCAGCGTCATCAGTGAGGCTGCCGCCCGGGCGGGAAGCCCCCCGTTGCTGGCCATCGGCGTCGGACTTCCCGGCGTGGTGGACCGCAGCGGGCGCATCGTGATCGGCCCATCCCAGGCAGGCTGGGGCGGTCTCCCTCTGAAAGGCCGATTGGCCGCCGTCTTCGACTGCCCCATCCTGATCGAAAACGACGCCATGGCCGCGGCCAGCGCAGAACACCAATGGGGGGCCGGCCGTGGGGCCGACAGCTTCGTCTACCTGCTCGGAGGCCACCGAACGTCCTCGGCCATCGTCATCAACGGTCGGCTCCTCCGCGGAACGAACGGTGCCGCGGGCATGGTGGGCGAGCTGCCGGAACTCCAATGGGATGGATCCGCCCGGCAGCTCCTGAACGACGCCGAGGCGCAGGGAGACGATCTGCTCTCTGTCTTCGTCAGGGCGCAGGGCGGAGATGCAATAGCCTCGGCCGCGGTTGACTCATATCTGGATCGGCTCTCGGTCGGGCTGGCCGCCGTGGCCCTGGCCATCGATCCGGAGCTCGTGGTGCTGGGTGGAGGCATCTCGCGTGTCGGTGCGCAGATCGGTCCTGCTCTGCAGGAACGGCTGCACGCCCGGGCTCACATCATCGCCCCACGGATCGAAACATCACCGCTCGGGGCTGAAGCCACCGTCCGGGGCGCCGCGCATTTGGCGTTCACCGCAGTCGACGGTGAGCTGGACACTCGCATGCGAGCCATCTGA
- a CDS encoding extracellular solute-binding protein — protein sequence MSALLAISLSACAPGGNVPAAGDTEKPSTTLGAEQVTLTVTSTPESGAPLAKIIPDFEKKYPNVKVEVTKTTFDDYNKGLALSLASTSSPDVALLNMMGNSAKNSLVRNLDEYAKLYHWDTEVASTLLGQWKVGADKVSLGGDQLYALPTSGSVVGLYYNKDLLAKAGITNPPKTLDEFTADLKKAKDAGLAPLQLGNAQGHASFLVQAVGQSIDGAEPANAWALGKSGSTFDTKGNREGAQKLQDFAAQGLIPADANATDLQGAVTKFGQGKGAFLVDGNWDAATIEKALGAKVGFTVFPGASPTAIGGSTAYAISAKSKHPNAAAAFLDFLRSDAAAQASFDAGFLPFNTKAITAKPGLQRDLVQAYGTVTEANGVVSFNNNATASMNDTLTQQTQELVSNKTTVDKVLAAIQTDWAGSHK from the coding sequence ATGAGTGCCCTGCTGGCCATCAGCCTCTCCGCCTGCGCCCCGGGTGGAAACGTTCCAGCCGCAGGAGACACCGAGAAGCCCTCGACCACGCTCGGTGCAGAGCAGGTCACCCTGACCGTCACTTCGACCCCTGAGTCGGGAGCGCCGCTAGCGAAGATCATCCCTGACTTTGAGAAGAAGTACCCGAACGTGAAAGTCGAAGTCACGAAGACGACCTTCGACGACTACAACAAGGGGCTGGCGCTGAGCCTGGCCTCGACCAGCTCGCCCGACGTCGCACTGCTGAACATGATGGGCAACAGCGCCAAAAACAGCCTGGTGCGCAATCTCGACGAATACGCCAAGCTCTATCACTGGGACACAGAGGTCGCTTCGACCCTTCTGGGACAGTGGAAGGTCGGCGCGGACAAGGTCAGCCTCGGCGGCGATCAGCTCTATGCCCTGCCTACCTCCGGCAGCGTGGTCGGGCTGTACTACAACAAGGATCTGCTGGCCAAGGCTGGCATCACGAATCCTCCCAAGACGCTGGATGAGTTCACTGCGGATCTGAAGAAGGCCAAGGACGCCGGCCTGGCGCCGCTGCAGTTGGGTAATGCACAGGGACACGCCTCCTTCCTGGTCCAGGCTGTCGGGCAGAGCATCGACGGCGCGGAGCCGGCGAATGCGTGGGCCTTGGGGAAGTCCGGGTCGACCTTCGACACCAAGGGCAACCGGGAGGGGGCCCAGAAGCTGCAGGATTTCGCCGCGCAGGGCCTGATCCCCGCGGATGCCAACGCCACGGACCTGCAGGGCGCGGTCACCAAGTTCGGTCAGGGCAAGGGTGCCTTCCTCGTCGACGGGAACTGGGACGCGGCCACGATCGAGAAGGCGCTGGGCGCTAAGGTCGGGTTCACGGTGTTCCCGGGTGCCTCTCCCACCGCCATCGGTGGCTCGACCGCCTACGCGATCTCCGCCAAGAGCAAGCACCCGAACGCCGCCGCGGCGTTCCTCGACTTCCTCCGTTCGGATGCCGCCGCGCAGGCCTCTTTCGATGCCGGCTTCCTGCCGTTCAACACCAAGGCCATCACGGCCAAGCCCGGACTGCAGAGGGACCTGGTCCAGGCCTACGGAACTGTCACCGAGGCCAACGGTGTGGTCAGCTTCAACAACAACGCCACCGCGTCGATGAACGACACCCTGACTCAGCAGACTCAGGAACTCGTCTCGAACAAGACCACGGTCGATAAGGTTCTCGCCGCGATCCAGACCGACTGGGCGGGCAGCCACAAGTGA
- a CDS encoding sugar ABC transporter permease produces the protein MSRSVHRRRGTPFWRGNVAWLYLAPALLFYLVFVIVPWLNSVWYSLYDWDGIGAATWVGLQNYVTVFTDPEQAASLTHAFGLIVFFSVLPICCGLVIAALVAGDAKGRWGWARGLIFLPQVLPLVAVGVAWKSIYSDAGLVNSLLRAVGLDSAARPWLGDFDWAFPAVGFVGAWVGTGLCVVLFSSAIQRIDQSLYEAARLDGAGPVREFFSITIPQLRGEIGVAATVTVIAALASFDIIYVMTLGGPGTSTMVPGVEIYRLAFSYNKVGLASALSVALSLIVYGVVIIINLFARPKDTR, from the coding sequence GTGAGCCGATCCGTCCACCGTCGTCGAGGAACACCCTTCTGGAGAGGGAACGTCGCCTGGCTGTACCTGGCCCCGGCGCTCCTGTTCTACCTCGTCTTCGTCATCGTCCCGTGGCTGAACTCGGTGTGGTACTCCCTGTACGACTGGGACGGCATCGGCGCCGCGACGTGGGTGGGGCTGCAGAACTACGTGACGGTGTTCACCGACCCGGAGCAAGCAGCCAGCCTCACCCACGCCTTCGGCCTCATCGTCTTCTTCTCCGTTCTGCCGATCTGCTGCGGGCTGGTGATCGCCGCACTGGTCGCCGGCGACGCCAAGGGCCGCTGGGGCTGGGCGCGCGGACTGATCTTCCTGCCACAGGTCCTGCCGCTGGTCGCTGTGGGCGTGGCCTGGAAATCCATCTACAGCGACGCCGGGCTGGTCAACTCCCTGCTGCGCGCCGTCGGGCTGGACTCGGCCGCCCGGCCGTGGCTCGGTGACTTCGACTGGGCCTTTCCGGCCGTCGGATTCGTCGGGGCATGGGTCGGCACCGGGTTGTGCGTGGTGCTGTTCTCCTCGGCGATTCAGCGCATCGATCAGAGCCTGTACGAGGCGGCACGCCTGGACGGCGCCGGACCGGTCCGGGAGTTCTTCTCCATCACTATCCCACAGCTCCGTGGTGAAATCGGTGTCGCCGCCACGGTCACCGTGATCGCCGCGCTAGCCAGCTTCGACATCATCTACGTGATGACCCTCGGCGGCCCCGGGACCTCGACGATGGTCCCGGGCGTGGAGATCTACCGCCTCGCCTTCAGCTACAACAAGGTCGGCCTGGCCTCGGCCCTGTCCGTCGCTCTGAGTCTGATCGTCTACGGCGTCGTGATCATCATCAATCTGTTTGCTCGACCTAAGGACACTCGATGA
- a CDS encoding carbohydrate ABC transporter permease, which produces MTRATRFTTAIVLLAAVALTIVPLISIFFASVQEPGTPVIGLAWPETPHWENFATAWSVGGFAKLFLSSSVVVIGVVPLGLILATLGGYALSRYRFRGSSVVVAVLLLGLTLPLESIVLPLYYGLRAAGLLDSYWALILPLIGVFMPFGIFWMRSHFDSLPTELTEAAEMDGAGAFTVFVRILLPTAKPALATLALLYFMWAWNQFLLALVLIQDPSRRTAPAGLGQFVTQYGKDIPLLSASTIIVVIPVVIVYAIFQRQLVRGFLQGAVR; this is translated from the coding sequence ATGACTCGCGCGACGCGTTTCACCACGGCGATCGTTCTCCTGGCCGCAGTCGCCCTGACCATCGTCCCCCTGATCTCCATCTTCTTCGCCTCAGTGCAAGAACCGGGCACCCCCGTCATCGGCCTGGCGTGGCCTGAAACACCTCACTGGGAGAATTTCGCCACCGCCTGGAGCGTGGGAGGATTCGCCAAACTCTTCCTCTCCAGCAGCGTCGTCGTGATCGGGGTGGTCCCTCTGGGCCTCATCCTGGCCACGCTGGGCGGATACGCCCTCTCCCGGTACCGCTTCCGCGGCAGCAGCGTCGTCGTTGCAGTACTGCTGCTCGGTCTGACCCTGCCCCTGGAGTCGATCGTGCTGCCCTTGTACTACGGTCTACGCGCCGCCGGGCTGCTGGACAGCTACTGGGCGCTGATCCTGCCCCTGATCGGGGTATTCATGCCCTTCGGGATCTTCTGGATGCGGTCACACTTCGACTCCCTCCCGACTGAACTGACCGAGGCTGCAGAAATGGACGGGGCCGGGGCCTTCACCGTCTTCGTCAGGATCCTGCTGCCCACGGCCAAGCCGGCCCTGGCCACCCTGGCGCTGCTCTACTTCATGTGGGCGTGGAACCAGTTCCTGCTGGCTCTGGTCCTCATCCAGGATCCCAGTCGCCGCACCGCACCGGCAGGCCTGGGCCAGTTCGTCACCCAGTACGGCAAAGACATCCCCCTGTTGAGCGCATCAACGATCATCGTCGTCATCCCTGTGGTGATCGTCTACGCCATCTTCCAGCGGCAACTAGTTCGCGGGTTCCTGCAAGGGGCCGTCCGGTAA
- a CDS encoding family 16 glycosylhydrolase — MKKHLAVLLTGVLSAGTLMGVSQAAHASDTPPSPLTKPGYTLSFDEEFNGTTLDSTKWMDYYLPHWTSNRENAKARYTISNGVLNERIDPDTPAWNPTYDSTVKVSSIQTYDADWWHRFNNTMPNDHHESFNGYTMKYGYIEMRAKLFNGGGGGHQALWLVGTGDKSSANGNSEIDMLETFFSAPGTWRQWGYGWSDPNFVSQWTGCVCQLPAGSGDTQNEFHTYGLDWSPTKLDFYFDGQLFKTINDAPNEAMGLILGIYTDAGSGVHNDVWPKNWQVDYLRTYSKDGGYPGVYERIKDRQNGKYLNIENRTGNLESSAVPATYWSSQWTEVPTTDGYTRLKNRWTGEFMNTAQNTGTVQVGTVSQTQPSADWSLNNLNGYKRIVNRQTGAAMNVEANNGLVQYSNIQDTAWSAQWAFDYVQN, encoded by the coding sequence ATGAAGAAGCACCTCGCCGTCCTGCTCACGGGCGTGCTCTCCGCCGGCACCCTGATGGGAGTCAGCCAAGCGGCCCACGCCAGCGACACACCACCCAGCCCCCTGACCAAACCCGGGTACACCCTGTCCTTTGACGAGGAGTTCAACGGAACCACCCTGGACAGCACGAAGTGGATGGACTACTACCTCCCACACTGGACCTCCAACCGGGAGAATGCCAAGGCCCGCTACACGATCTCCAACGGCGTGCTGAACGAGCGGATCGACCCGGACACCCCGGCCTGGAACCCCACTTACGACAGCACGGTGAAGGTCTCCAGCATCCAGACTTACGACGCCGATTGGTGGCACCGGTTCAACAACACCATGCCCAATGACCACCACGAATCGTTCAACGGTTACACCATGAAGTACGGCTACATCGAGATGCGAGCCAAGCTGTTCAACGGCGGTGGCGGCGGCCACCAGGCACTATGGCTGGTCGGAACGGGCGATAAGAGTTCCGCAAACGGCAACTCCGAGATCGACATGCTCGAGACCTTCTTCAGCGCGCCCGGCACCTGGCGCCAGTGGGGCTACGGCTGGTCCGACCCGAACTTCGTCTCCCAGTGGACCGGATGCGTGTGCCAGCTGCCCGCAGGCTCCGGTGACACCCAGAATGAATTCCACACGTACGGGCTTGACTGGTCCCCGACGAAACTCGACTTCTACTTCGACGGGCAACTCTTCAAGACCATCAACGACGCGCCGAACGAAGCCATGGGCCTCATCCTGGGCATCTATACCGACGCCGGCTCCGGCGTGCACAACGACGTATGGCCCAAGAACTGGCAAGTCGACTACCTGCGCACCTACTCCAAGGACGGCGGCTACCCGGGCGTCTATGAACGCATCAAGGACCGGCAGAACGGCAAGTACCTCAACATCGAAAACCGTACCGGCAACCTTGAATCCTCGGCCGTCCCGGCAACCTACTGGTCCAGCCAGTGGACCGAAGTGCCCACGACTGACGGGTACACGCGCCTGAAGAACCGGTGGACCGGCGAGTTCATGAACACCGCGCAGAACACCGGCACCGTGCAGGTCGGAACAGTGAGTCAGACACAACCATCCGCGGACTGGAGCCTGAACAACCTCAACGGCTACAAACGCATCGTGAACCGCCAGACCGGCGCCGCCATGAACGTTGAAGCTAACAACGGCCTCGTGCAGTACAGCAACATCCAGGACACCGCCTGGTCGGCCCAATGGGCCTTTGATTACGTGCAGAACTGA
- a CDS encoding Gfo/Idh/MocA family oxidoreductase, with amino-acid sequence MNTPRIAIVGAGSRGLSYARLAADQGARITAVIDPDPARVRALKSVLPQQNIQELASWQDLAATGAALADAAVIATPDQEHAEPAIGLAGAGLHLLVEKPMATTEEQARAMVDAARQNEVMLAVCHVLRYSDYSQRLFGLVDAGRIGDIVSVEHLEPIGWWHFAHSYVRGNWAKEAISSPMLMAKSSHDVDWLLRLVGRPVEDVSSYGGLYHFRPENKPAQAAERCLDCPLQNDCAYSATRIYRGFLGDPSYERWPLAVLDPVVTAQNIERALREGPYGKCVFLGQNDVADHQVVNFQFAGGATASFTVTAFTDLDFRKTRVFGTTGSIEGDGRSITIHDFVTNHKERIEIEAEGTGSAADGHGGADGSLVQAFLDALRTSDSTRLSSPEESLASHRVVWAAEESRRSGANIRCDTVPVSTSNSRAEEPSRLR; translated from the coding sequence ATGAACACCCCCCGCATCGCGATCGTCGGGGCAGGCTCCCGCGGGCTCAGCTACGCAAGACTCGCCGCCGATCAAGGAGCCCGGATCACCGCCGTCATCGACCCGGACCCGGCTCGAGTGCGCGCCCTGAAATCCGTCCTCCCACAGCAGAACATCCAAGAACTCGCGTCCTGGCAGGATCTCGCCGCCACCGGCGCCGCCCTGGCGGACGCCGCAGTCATCGCCACTCCGGACCAGGAGCACGCCGAGCCGGCCATCGGCCTGGCCGGCGCCGGACTGCACCTACTCGTCGAAAAGCCCATGGCCACCACCGAAGAACAAGCCCGGGCCATGGTCGACGCCGCACGGCAGAACGAGGTCATGCTCGCCGTCTGCCACGTACTGCGGTACAGCGACTACTCACAGCGCCTTTTCGGACTCGTCGACGCCGGCCGCATCGGTGACATCGTCTCCGTCGAACATCTCGAACCCATCGGGTGGTGGCACTTCGCGCACTCCTACGTCCGCGGCAATTGGGCGAAGGAAGCCATCTCGTCCCCCATGCTCATGGCCAAATCAAGCCACGACGTCGACTGGCTGCTCAGGCTCGTCGGCCGCCCCGTGGAGGACGTGTCCTCCTACGGCGGGCTCTACCACTTCCGTCCCGAGAACAAACCCGCCCAGGCCGCCGAACGGTGCCTCGACTGCCCGCTGCAGAACGACTGCGCCTACTCAGCGACCCGCATCTACCGCGGTTTCCTCGGAGACCCCAGCTACGAACGCTGGCCCCTGGCAGTCCTCGACCCCGTCGTGACCGCACAGAACATCGAACGCGCACTGCGGGAAGGGCCGTACGGCAAATGCGTGTTCCTGGGGCAGAACGACGTGGCAGACCACCAGGTCGTGAACTTCCAGTTCGCCGGAGGAGCCACCGCATCCTTCACGGTCACGGCCTTCACTGACCTGGACTTCCGCAAGACCCGCGTTTTCGGCACCACGGGCAGCATCGAAGGCGACGGGCGATCGATCACCATCCACGACTTCGTGACCAACCACAAAGAGCGCATCGAAATCGAGGCCGAAGGCACCGGAAGCGCGGCCGATGGACATGGTGGCGCCGACGGCTCCCTCGTGCAGGCATTCCTCGATGCACTGCGAACCAGTGACTCCACCCGACTCTCCTCCCCGGAAGAAAGCCTGGCGTCGCACCGTGTCGTGTGGGCCGCAGAAGAATCCCGGCGGTCGGGCGCGAACATCCGCTGCGATACGGTACCGGTGTCCACGTCGAATTCACGCGCCGAGGAGCCGTCGAGGCTGAGGTGA
- a CDS encoding diacylglycerol kinase family protein, producing the protein MQRIGLVWNPSKVSREELEAALAEFPDAEVSWWETDPEDPGQGAARRALEDGADVVVAAGGDGTVRAVAETLAGSDAGVPLGIVPLGTGNLLARNLGVPLGSLKDALGRAIAGEEPRKIDLAWVEAEIDGVAEKHASAVMAGIGIDAHMITETDDDLKSRAGWLAYVEAIGRAIGTSDVLDLTLTLDDEDPWETSAHTLLVGNCGTIQGGMVVFPDAEPDDGLLDLTVLSADGIGTWLDTARSYLWDNGIRKFIGKEESAVDSESVSHRQARRLSVTLSEPRILEIDGEDLGEVRSFTVSIQEGALTVR; encoded by the coding sequence ATGCAGCGCATCGGATTGGTCTGGAACCCGTCGAAAGTCTCCCGTGAGGAGCTGGAAGCAGCGCTCGCCGAGTTCCCGGATGCCGAGGTCTCCTGGTGGGAGACCGATCCGGAGGATCCCGGTCAGGGCGCCGCGCGGCGAGCCCTGGAGGACGGGGCCGACGTCGTCGTGGCCGCAGGTGGGGACGGCACCGTGCGTGCCGTCGCCGAGACGCTCGCCGGGAGCGACGCCGGGGTGCCGCTCGGCATCGTGCCTCTGGGCACCGGCAACCTTCTGGCCCGTAACCTCGGCGTCCCGCTCGGCAGTCTGAAGGACGCGCTCGGGCGTGCGATCGCGGGGGAGGAACCCCGGAAGATCGACCTGGCCTGGGTGGAGGCCGAGATCGACGGCGTCGCGGAGAAACACGCGTCGGCCGTCATGGCCGGCATCGGGATCGACGCCCACATGATCACCGAGACCGACGACGACCTCAAGTCCCGTGCCGGCTGGCTCGCCTACGTCGAGGCGATCGGTCGTGCCATCGGCACGAGCGACGTCCTCGACCTCACGCTCACCCTCGATGACGAGGACCCGTGGGAGACGTCGGCCCACACCCTCCTGGTGGGGAACTGCGGCACCATCCAGGGCGGCATGGTGGTCTTCCCGGATGCGGAGCCGGACGACGGGCTCCTGGATCTGACCGTCCTCAGCGCGGACGGCATCGGCACCTGGCTCGACACCGCACGCTCCTACCTCTGGGACAACGGCATCCGGAAGTTCATCGGCAAGGAGGAATCCGCGGTCGATTCGGAGTCGGTGTCCCACCGGCAGGCGCGGCGTCTCAGCGTGACGCTCTCGGAGCCGAGGATTCTGGAGATCGACGGCGAGGACCTGGGCGAGGTGCGGTCCTTCACCGTCAGCATCCAGGAGGGCGCCCTGACGGTCCGCTGA
- a CDS encoding GlsB/YeaQ/YmgE family stress response membrane protein, with translation MGFIGWIVLGLIAGAIAKAIMPGEQGGGWFATLILGVIGAALGGWIGSAVFNTGINSFWSLGSWLLAIGGSLIVLVIWGFVTKRRS, from the coding sequence ATGGGTTTCATCGGATGGATCGTTCTCGGCCTCATCGCCGGCGCCATCGCCAAGGCGATCATGCCGGGTGAGCAGGGCGGCGGTTGGTTCGCGACCCTGATCCTCGGCGTCATCGGCGCCGCGCTCGGCGGCTGGATCGGATCCGCCGTGTTCAACACCGGCATCAACAGTTTCTGGTCGCTGGGTTCCTGGCTGCTGGCGATCGGCGGTTCGCTGATCGTGCTGGTCATCTGGGGATTCGTCACCAAGCGCCGCTCCTGA
- a CDS encoding DUF6286 domain-containing protein has protein sequence MKRFWHVRPARTVAILLAALLALAVGCLSLWAGAARLSSGSWPDPVNGWLSQLAAAGWQDPVWVGIGAVLAVLALVFLLAAVLPGGRATLLLQGDDAGAGREEVLAAAGLSALVRAAAERADGVSSASVTSGEKSVRVVVRTPVRTTAPIRDDVRRRAETVLDSLPLRRVPQVQVQVLRKGEG, from the coding sequence GTGAAGCGTTTCTGGCATGTGCGCCCGGCGCGCACAGTGGCGATCCTGCTCGCCGCGCTGCTCGCGCTGGCCGTCGGCTGTCTCAGCCTGTGGGCCGGGGCGGCGCGGCTGTCCAGCGGCTCCTGGCCTGACCCGGTCAACGGCTGGCTCTCTCAGCTCGCCGCGGCGGGCTGGCAGGACCCGGTCTGGGTGGGCATCGGCGCTGTTCTGGCCGTGCTCGCGCTCGTGTTCCTGCTGGCGGCGGTCCTCCCGGGCGGCAGGGCCACCCTGCTGCTCCAGGGCGACGACGCCGGCGCCGGCCGTGAGGAAGTGCTGGCCGCCGCGGGGCTCTCCGCCCTCGTGCGCGCCGCCGCCGAGCGCGCGGACGGAGTCTCCTCCGCCTCGGTGACGTCCGGTGAGAAGAGCGTGCGCGTCGTCGTGCGCACTCCGGTCCGGACCACCGCGCCCATCCGCGACGACGTCCGGCGCCGCGCGGAGACCGTGCTCGACAGCCTGCCGCTGCGGCGTGTGCCGCAGGTCCAGGTGCAGGTCCTCAGGAAGGGAGAAGGCTGA
- a CDS encoding Asp23/Gls24 family envelope stress response protein: MTTHEIATADSRPDGRGNTHIPAAVLAKIAAQAAREVDGVGAPAGGVLGVAQRRDFDRRPRAEVEILGSTAVVRLDLGLRYPSPVEKTCDAVRQRVDDRLRRDAGVTRTQVDITVSWLNAEDTNERRRLL, translated from the coding sequence ATGACCACTCATGAGATCGCGACAGCGGACTCCCGGCCGGACGGCCGGGGCAACACGCACATCCCGGCCGCCGTGCTGGCCAAGATCGCGGCGCAGGCGGCCCGGGAAGTCGACGGGGTCGGCGCGCCTGCAGGCGGAGTCCTGGGCGTGGCGCAGCGACGGGACTTCGACCGCAGGCCACGCGCCGAGGTCGAGATCCTCGGCAGCACCGCGGTGGTGCGGCTGGACCTGGGCCTGCGCTATCCGAGCCCAGTCGAAAAGACCTGTGATGCCGTCCGGCAGCGGGTCGACGACAGGCTCCGGCGTGACGCGGGCGTCACCCGGACCCAGGTGGACATCACGGTGTCCTGGTTGAACGCAGAGGACACGAACGAGCGAAGGAGGCTCCTGTGA